In Halobacterium sp. CBA1132, a genomic segment contains:
- a CDS encoding nucleotidyltransferase domain-containing protein, which produces MLLDYPLPEERVFRYQAMQDILHHLVNNPFEEFTQKELATITGADISSVSRSVNLLEQLGTITVSEETPAKIAIDQDHLTASDPLLTIPQEEFRKPVQTFLEEVSDDIDASEEVDELVGVVLFGSVARGTADRSSDIDLLVLVDGDATYARRVTSKLARDLETRAFDGDRYQFEVLVETPESAASRGDDLREIFDDGIVVERTDALADVRAAVYQDDGEVTE; this is translated from the coding sequence GTGCTACTGGACTACCCCCTCCCCGAAGAGCGGGTCTTCCGGTATCAGGCAATGCAAGACATCCTCCACCATCTCGTGAACAATCCGTTCGAGGAATTCACGCAAAAGGAGCTAGCGACGATCACTGGAGCCGACATCTCGTCGGTCTCTCGGTCAGTCAATCTCCTCGAACAACTCGGCACCATCACCGTCTCCGAGGAAACGCCCGCGAAAATCGCAATCGACCAGGACCATCTCACCGCATCCGACCCGCTCCTGACAATCCCACAGGAGGAGTTCCGGAAACCCGTACAGACGTTTCTTGAGGAGGTCTCCGACGACATCGACGCCTCCGAGGAGGTGGACGAGCTCGTCGGTGTGGTGCTGTTCGGGAGCGTCGCACGCGGGACTGCCGACCGGAGCAGCGACATCGACCTGCTCGTGCTCGTCGATGGCGACGCGACGTACGCACGACGGGTCACCTCGAAACTCGCCAGGGACCTCGAAACCCGAGCGTTCGACGGCGACCGCTACCAGTTCGAGGTCCTCGTCGAAACACCCGAATCAGCGGCCTCCCGCGGCGACGACCTTCGGGAGATTTTCGACGACGGTATCGTCGTCGAACGAACCGATGCGTTAGCAGACGTTCGGGCAGCAGTCTACCAGGACGACGGAGAGGTGACGGAGTGA
- a CDS encoding universal stress protein, producing MASTGDAIARQEFGFTDVESLDDVTITHYGPGTNKAINSILVPIAGGPNSDAAVTLASSIASEWAASITLLTVIPEAATDNQRQAANRRLETYAERVADSSVVTTLRRSDDVASAIATESVAHELLVIGASERSLFKRVFRGTIPEHLRHETHAPIFVISR from the coding sequence ATGGCCTCTACTGGGGACGCAATTGCTCGCCAAGAATTCGGTTTCACTGACGTTGAATCCCTTGACGACGTGACAATCACCCACTACGGCCCCGGGACAAATAAGGCGATCAACTCGATTCTTGTCCCTATCGCGGGCGGCCCGAATAGCGATGCTGCTGTGACGCTCGCCAGCAGTATCGCCTCGGAGTGGGCCGCGTCAATTACGCTGCTGACAGTCATTCCAGAAGCCGCAACCGATAATCAACGACAGGCAGCCAACCGGCGACTAGAGACGTACGCTGAGCGTGTAGCTGACAGTTCAGTTGTGACAACGCTCCGTCGTAGCGACGATGTCGCATCGGCAATCGCAACGGAAAGCGTCGCGCATGAACTCCTTGTCATCGGAGCGTCCGAACGGTCACTGTTCAAACGAGTTTTTCGTGGGACAATCCCTGAGCATCTCAGGCACGAAACACACGCACCAATATTCGTTATCAGTCGGTAA
- a CDS encoding twin-arginine translocation signal domain-containing protein, producing MRRRTFLRTGVTAGLVAGLAGCASDDSTTTPRTTTDGSATTTDAEQTTDAEQTTDDQPDIDRPANYRWDMQPGRNDLLREELGQYVEASVGDVVEEHPAFEYSTDSERDNHEIDFEALKLYRDSNFDILTQYSQNPLERWVEAFVEEDLYAEEKHGENFHYNDTEAPQSYSTEKWLNADTVEEALDLGHGLILTIGNPINVPEHAAVTREAFKRYHDFDVLAWETPNQGGVVPSGLMYSPDDDTIRSFDARVSAHSQSSAHFHTPVQDWPFITEGDHHHPLLFHTDEWKRGDVDGFGHAKGLAAGAMTGIADGSNRIDVTLGEEYRQTGEYTVTTGLMEQLTRTTLEYNNNDADFQDLWDFANLAQTLEMKEGNYVIDLGVENDNYNGFFDGNLAVYEVEDDFIINEVWNDQAGEYDNFGQVYDELAQLAER from the coding sequence ATGAGACGGCGGACGTTCCTCCGAACTGGCGTCACAGCGGGCCTCGTCGCTGGACTGGCTGGCTGTGCCAGCGACGATTCAACGACGACGCCTCGCACGACGACTGACGGCTCGGCGACGACCACCGACGCAGAACAAACGACCGACGCAGAACAGACGACGGACGACCAGCCGGACATCGACCGGCCAGCGAACTACCGCTGGGACATGCAGCCCGGCCGCAACGACTTGCTGCGCGAGGAGCTTGGCCAGTACGTCGAGGCGTCGGTCGGCGACGTCGTCGAAGAGCATCCCGCCTTCGAGTATTCGACGGACTCCGAGCGCGATAACCACGAAATTGACTTCGAGGCGTTGAAACTGTACCGCGACAGTAACTTTGACATCCTCACGCAGTACTCCCAGAATCCCTTGGAGCGGTGGGTCGAAGCGTTCGTCGAAGAAGACCTCTATGCAGAGGAGAAACACGGGGAGAATTTCCACTATAATGATACAGAGGCCCCGCAAAGCTACTCCACTGAGAAGTGGTTGAACGCAGATACTGTTGAAGAAGCCCTTGACCTCGGCCACGGCTTAATCCTCACTATTGGCAATCCGATTAACGTACCTGAACACGCGGCTGTAACCCGGGAAGCGTTCAAGCGCTACCACGATTTTGACGTTCTCGCGTGGGAGACACCGAATCAAGGTGGTGTCGTCCCTAGTGGACTCATGTATAGTCCAGACGATGATACAATCCGAAGCTTCGACGCCAGAGTGAGCGCCCACAGCCAATCATCGGCGCACTTCCATACGCCGGTGCAGGACTGGCCGTTCATCACGGAAGGCGACCACCACCATCCGTTGTTGTTCCACACCGACGAATGGAAACGAGGAGACGTAGACGGATTTGGACACGCAAAAGGATTAGCAGCTGGAGCCATGACCGGAATTGCTGACGGCAGTAATAGAATAGATGTAACATTAGGCGAAGAGTACCGACAAACAGGAGAGTACACAGTTACGACCGGGTTGATGGAGCAGTTGACTCGTACAACCTTAGAGTACAATAACAATGATGCTGATTTCCAGGATCTCTGGGATTTTGCTAACCTAGCACAGACACTAGAAATGAAGGAAGGTAATTATGTCATCGATTTAGGCGTTGAGAATGACAATTATAATGGATTCTTTGACGGGAACCTGGCAGTCTACGAAGTTGAAGACGATTTCATAATTAATGAGGTCTGGAACGATCAGGCTGGTGAGTACGACAACTTCGGGCAGGTCTACGACGAGCTTGCGCAGCTAGCAGAACGGTAA
- a CDS encoding AbrB/MazE/SpoVT family DNA-binding domain-containing protein gives MSAETDGQGRLYIPKEVREKYGQKYHIVMYEDRIELIPVADDPLAAVREAAGELHDASVEEIQADIEEAARDEAEEAGGDR, from the coding sequence ATGTCAGCAGAGACGGATGGCCAAGGACGGCTGTACATCCCGAAGGAGGTACGGGAGAAGTACGGCCAGAAGTACCATATCGTCATGTACGAGGACAGAATCGAACTGATACCGGTCGCGGACGACCCACTCGCCGCTGTCCGCGAGGCCGCAGGCGAACTTCACGATGCATCCGTCGAGGAGATCCAAGCGGACATCGAGGAAGCAGCGAGAGACGAGGCTGAGGAAGCCGGCGGCGACAGATGA
- a CDS encoding PIN domain-containing protein, translated as MTVYVETDFLLALAKESDWLQGSAEDALGEYDVETSPFSYLELLLARERYEFDYVPLVANLLELVPVRDEEERQVVLKAVNYYDEGMTPFDAFHAATAETRGMDVLSSERDYEDVEVERVPLEPTDED; from the coding sequence ATGACGGTGTACGTCGAGACGGACTTCCTGCTCGCCCTCGCCAAAGAATCCGATTGGTTACAGGGCTCCGCAGAGGACGCCCTCGGCGAGTACGACGTCGAAACGTCACCGTTCTCGTATCTCGAACTCCTCCTCGCCCGGGAACGCTACGAGTTCGACTACGTGCCGCTGGTGGCAAACCTGCTTGAACTCGTCCCCGTGCGGGACGAAGAAGAGAGACAGGTAGTGCTGAAAGCCGTCAACTACTACGACGAGGGAATGACGCCGTTCGACGCGTTCCACGCGGCGACTGCGGAAACCCGAGGGATGGACGTACTCTCCTCCGAGAGAGACTACGAAGACGTCGAGGTCGAACGAGTCCCACTCGAACCGACCGACGAGGACTGA